A genomic segment from uncultured Desulfuromonas sp. encodes:
- a CDS encoding AAA family ATPase, translated as MANIIDNLTKWFSERPQWLQIAATRLLQQSELTDKDVSELATLCQQEAEGKLPKTTCSFPATAFSPGAAGSLRLCSISDVEGVNALAPKKPLEFGKGNITIVYGNNGSGKSGYVRLLKHVCGARETGTLHRNVYKPGSAVQKACISFEQDGIPKSHTWSGQGICDDLNSVDIFDTSFGKVFVSSEDEVSYEPPVLSFFSSLILACEKVASALDAETNRHQSKKPNIPTDKKVTPEGIWYEAISAKTSTQDIDKHCTFGSADETEMQTLQQRLDQKAPAEEAKRLRNQKQHIDTLVQDAQKYLEQLSDENYRRIIAAKKKSILKKTAADTAAQKVFSGSELEGIGSDVWKELWEAARNYSVSAAYKEVEYPNVADGSRCVLCHQTLTQEAKERLISFENFVKGEMQKVATDAAKEYDTANQTIEALPTSDTLKTRIDAAGIPQDEVASQVTDFFAQLQARKDLLPGIDSEEAIPNPLLSPKWIEEANARSKSLGELAAKYDEDAKSDNREEIKKKLNSLQARKWLSEHRAAIDEEVTRLKLLNQIQEAKKSTNTKALSQKKGELAEALITDAFVQRFNAELKALGASQVKVELVKSKVSKGRVLHKLQLRGASQSGLADVLSEGENRIVSIAAFLADVTGKSNQAPFVFDDPISSLDQSYEEAVVQRLIELSQDKQVIVFTHRLSLLGTVRHFAEKKSVKPDVVSVRSADWGTGEPAPIPLSQSDIKTALNTLMNQRYQDAKKASENGEFEHAEILLKSICSDFRALVERSIENDLLCGVVQRFQRPVHTLKLKDLAKLKDADCNLLDSLMTKYSGFEHSQPAESPVELPKPDDLLADMNSLKNWREDYAKRTA; from the coding sequence ATGGCTAATATAATCGACAACTTGACTAAATGGTTTTCAGAGCGCCCCCAGTGGCTCCAGATCGCGGCTACTCGGCTACTCCAACAATCTGAGCTTACCGACAAAGATGTCTCTGAGCTCGCAACCCTATGCCAGCAGGAAGCCGAAGGTAAGCTGCCCAAAACGACCTGTTCCTTTCCTGCTACCGCGTTCTCCCCGGGCGCAGCAGGCTCCCTGCGTTTGTGTTCAATCAGTGATGTCGAAGGAGTAAACGCCCTTGCTCCGAAAAAGCCACTTGAGTTTGGCAAGGGCAATATCACGATTGTTTATGGCAACAATGGGTCAGGCAAATCCGGTTACGTCAGACTCCTCAAACATGTATGCGGAGCCCGCGAGACGGGTACCCTCCACCGCAATGTCTATAAGCCCGGCTCTGCCGTACAGAAAGCCTGCATTTCGTTTGAGCAGGACGGCATTCCAAAAAGTCATACGTGGTCGGGACAAGGGATCTGCGATGACCTCAACAGTGTTGATATTTTCGACACTTCCTTTGGCAAGGTGTTTGTCAGCAGCGAAGACGAGGTGAGCTACGAGCCGCCGGTTCTATCGTTTTTCAGCTCGCTCATCCTCGCATGCGAAAAGGTCGCATCGGCCCTGGATGCCGAGACCAACCGGCACCAGTCCAAAAAGCCGAATATCCCGACTGACAAGAAGGTAACTCCTGAAGGCATCTGGTACGAAGCCATCAGCGCCAAAACCAGCACCCAGGACATCGACAAGCATTGCACATTTGGCAGCGCTGACGAGACCGAGATGCAAACGCTGCAGCAGCGACTTGACCAAAAGGCACCCGCAGAAGAAGCGAAGCGGCTGAGAAATCAGAAACAGCACATCGACACTCTGGTCCAGGATGCCCAAAAGTATCTGGAGCAATTATCGGACGAGAATTACCGGCGGATCATCGCTGCCAAGAAGAAGTCGATCCTTAAAAAGACTGCGGCAGATACGGCGGCGCAAAAGGTGTTCTCCGGCAGCGAGCTGGAAGGCATCGGCTCTGATGTCTGGAAAGAGCTATGGGAAGCGGCCCGGAACTACTCCGTATCGGCTGCCTACAAAGAGGTCGAGTACCCGAATGTTGCTGATGGCTCCCGTTGTGTCCTATGCCACCAGACCTTGACCCAGGAGGCCAAGGAGCGGTTGATCTCCTTCGAAAACTTCGTGAAGGGCGAAATGCAGAAAGTCGCAACGGATGCGGCCAAGGAATACGATACCGCCAATCAAACTATCGAGGCGCTACCGACATCGGATACGCTGAAGACACGTATCGATGCGGCTGGCATTCCACAGGATGAAGTCGCCAGCCAGGTGACGGATTTCTTTGCTCAATTACAGGCCAGAAAAGACCTGCTCCCTGGGATCGATTCCGAAGAAGCCATTCCCAATCCGCTACTCTCACCGAAATGGATCGAAGAAGCCAACGCCCGCTCGAAGAGCCTCGGTGAACTCGCGGCAAAATATGACGAAGACGCCAAAAGCGACAATCGAGAGGAGATCAAGAAAAAGCTAAACAGCCTGCAGGCCAGAAAGTGGTTGTCTGAGCACCGCGCCGCTATTGATGAAGAAGTCACCCGATTGAAGCTACTGAACCAGATTCAGGAGGCCAAGAAGTCGACCAACACCAAAGCCCTGTCCCAGAAGAAAGGGGAGCTGGCAGAAGCCTTGATCACGGATGCGTTCGTGCAAAGATTCAACGCGGAGCTCAAGGCCCTTGGCGCGTCTCAGGTGAAGGTTGAGCTCGTGAAATCAAAAGTCTCCAAGGGCCGAGTCCTTCATAAGCTCCAGCTTCGAGGTGCCTCTCAGAGTGGTCTCGCCGATGTCCTGAGCGAGGGAGAAAATCGGATCGTTTCCATTGCGGCATTTTTGGCCGACGTCACAGGCAAAAGCAACCAGGCCCCGTTTGTCTTCGACGATCCAATATCCTCGCTTGACCAAAGCTATGAGGAGGCCGTGGTTCAAAGGCTGATCGAGTTGTCTCAGGACAAGCAGGTCATTGTCTTTACTCACCGCCTGTCCCTGTTGGGAACGGTCAGGCATTTTGCCGAGAAGAAGTCCGTAAAGCCCGATGTGGTAAGCGTCCGCTCTGCTGACTGGGGTACCGGAGAGCCAGCTCCCATTCCACTTTCACAGAGTGACATCAAAACCGCCCTGAACACTCTCATGAATCAGCGGTACCAGGACGCAAAGAAGGCGAGTGAAAACGGCGAATTCGAACATGCCGAAATCTTGCTGAAGTCGATATGTAGCGATTTCAGGGCATTGGTGGAGCGTTCTATTGAAAATGATCTGCTGTGCGGAGTGGTTCAACGATTCCAGCGTCCAGTCCATACGTTGAAGCTCAAGGATCTGGCTAAGTTGAAAGACGCGGATTGCAATCTCCTTGATTCGCTCATGACCAAATACTCCGGGTTCGAACACTCACAGCCAGCAGAATCACCAGTGGAGCTGCCGAAGCCAGACGATCTTCTGGCTGATATGAATTCACTGAAAAACTGGCGTGAAGATTACGCAAAGCGCACCGCTTGA
- a CDS encoding aminotransferase class V-fold PLP-dependent enzyme, translating into MNLPLLKILVIEDDRDLLEQIVQNMASSIGNFERTDVTIEIIEAATVASAIQQIEDDGDIQAVVLSWDIEGFCEGINDDEQKTYCSNVEIISAIKNIRVSVPIYILGNEHQGMDIINESIDIESFFFRDDIILDPESILGYILNDFDDRSQAPFWKAYKNYITETNDSWHTPGHCGGLSFRNSPYINDFYHFYGRNVFVGDLSVSVDSLGSLAEGTYAIGKAQEAAAYTFEVTKTYFVTNGSSTSNKVILQTVLRSGDKVIVDRNCHKSVHYGMVQAGADPIYLSSVLDPDYGIFAPPTLAEIREAIEQHPDAKLIVLTGCTYEGLLMDIRAVVEMAHAKGIKVFIDEAWFAYSLFHPKFRYYSAIDSGADYITHSAHKVVSAFSQASYIHVNDPDFDADFFHEIFSIYVSTSPKYQIIASLDVCHKQLEMEGYGLLKDLLEQVAELKEQTKNFRYIKILDMEDFEQAFPHFKEDNVGHDPLKILIDVSKLDYSVHEIHRYLLDEIGLEIEKFTHSTMLVLLTLGGTRSKVIRLYNALKKLDQKKAAIPISRNRKKRLEGLPKITLNCLPAKAFFGARESVSYEQAIDRTSAGLVTPYPPGIPLLVPGQAVEKGAITYLRSLVAQNVHIQGVYDGEIYVMKEEE; encoded by the coding sequence ATGAACCTCCCCCTACTCAAAATTCTAGTCATCGAAGACGACCGCGACCTGCTCGAACAGATCGTTCAAAACATGGCCAGCTCCATCGGTAATTTTGAACGAACCGATGTCACAATTGAAATCATTGAGGCCGCAACTGTTGCGTCGGCTATCCAGCAGATCGAAGACGATGGGGATATTCAAGCAGTTGTTTTAAGCTGGGATATCGAAGGATTCTGCGAAGGGATCAATGATGACGAGCAGAAAACCTATTGCAGTAATGTCGAGATTATTTCCGCCATTAAAAACATCCGCGTTTCGGTGCCGATCTATATTCTCGGCAATGAACATCAGGGGATGGATATCATCAATGAATCCATTGATATCGAATCGTTCTTTTTCCGCGACGATATCATCCTCGATCCGGAATCGATCCTTGGCTACATTCTCAACGACTTTGATGACCGCTCTCAGGCGCCATTTTGGAAGGCCTATAAAAACTACATTACCGAAACCAACGATTCGTGGCACACACCTGGTCACTGCGGCGGACTGAGTTTCAGGAACTCGCCGTATATCAATGATTTCTATCATTTTTACGGCCGCAATGTGTTTGTCGGCGACCTCTCGGTGTCCGTGGACTCGCTCGGCTCTCTGGCGGAAGGTACCTATGCCATCGGCAAGGCTCAAGAGGCTGCGGCCTACACCTTTGAAGTGACCAAGACCTACTTTGTCACCAACGGCTCCAGTACCTCGAACAAGGTCATCTTGCAAACGGTGTTGCGTAGTGGCGACAAGGTGATTGTCGACCGCAACTGCCATAAATCCGTACATTACGGCATGGTACAGGCGGGTGCTGATCCGATCTATCTGAGCAGCGTGCTTGATCCCGATTACGGCATTTTTGCGCCGCCGACTCTGGCGGAAATCCGCGAAGCCATTGAGCAACATCCCGATGCCAAGCTGATCGTGCTGACCGGCTGCACCTACGAAGGACTGTTGATGGACATCCGCGCCGTGGTCGAGATGGCGCATGCCAAAGGCATTAAGGTGTTTATTGATGAAGCCTGGTTTGCCTATTCGCTGTTTCATCCGAAGTTTCGCTATTACTCGGCGATTGATTCGGGGGCCGACTACATCACCCATTCCGCCCATAAGGTGGTTTCCGCCTTTTCGCAGGCCAGTTATATCCATGTCAATGACCCGGATTTTGATGCGGACTTCTTCCATGAAATTTTCAGCATCTATGTCAGTACCTCCCCTAAATACCAGATTATTGCCTCGCTGGATGTGTGTCATAAGCAGCTGGAAATGGAAGGCTATGGTCTGCTGAAAGACCTGCTGGAGCAGGTGGCGGAACTCAAGGAACAGACGAAGAACTTCCGCTATATCAAGATCCTTGATATGGAGGACTTTGAGCAGGCATTTCCTCATTTCAAAGAGGATAATGTCGGCCATGACCCGTTAAAAATTCTCATCGACGTGTCCAAGCTGGATTATTCGGTGCATGAGATTCACCGTTATCTGTTGGATGAGATCGGGCTGGAAATTGAGAAATTCACCCACTCGACCATGCTGGTGTTGCTGACACTGGGTGGCACCCGATCAAAGGTGATTCGCCTCTACAATGCTCTCAAGAAACTGGATCAGAAGAAAGCGGCGATCCCTATTTCACGCAACCGCAAGAAGCGGCTGGAAGGCTTGCCCAAGATCACCTTGAACTGTCTGCCCGCCAAAGCCTTTTTTGGCGCACGCGAAAGCGTCAGCTATGAGCAGGCCATCGACAGAACCTCGGCCGGGCTGGTGACGCCCTACCCGCCGGGGATTCCGTTATTAGTCCCGGGACAGGCCGTGGAGAAAGGCGCCATCACCTACTTGCGCAGTCTGGTCGCTCAGAATGTTCATATTCAGGGCGTGTATGACGGTGAGATTTACGTGATGAAAGAGGAGGAGTGA
- a CDS encoding RMD1 family protein, producing MLIAAEHIAKSIDLKQLGYPKFSSDTAMTETVSGGYLVVFKYGVVVYFGLQTAERDAHKKEIHHAAKNIHLYQETETATLVQNADKMTVYDGNISLPSISKEQVLVIADILGKSVILSWYEHQVNEMFETIEPIAEKMKKGKIVKGKKQLIRTLGGALSIQNAMLSRIRLDDKPDILWDMPELEKLYHLLNSEYEIIERLQVLEGRLKMVTDTISFNTDILDYVSSHRVEWYITILIVVEIVLTLYELFLRHP from the coding sequence ATGCTGATCGCTGCAGAGCACATTGCCAAAAGTATCGATCTCAAACAGCTCGGATATCCGAAGTTTTCTTCCGACACGGCCATGACGGAAACCGTCAGCGGTGGTTATCTGGTGGTGTTTAAATATGGCGTCGTTGTTTATTTCGGTCTGCAGACTGCGGAACGAGATGCGCATAAAAAAGAGATTCATCATGCAGCCAAAAACATCCACTTATATCAAGAGACTGAGACGGCCACATTAGTTCAGAATGCTGACAAGATGACCGTTTATGACGGCAATATCTCTCTGCCCTCCATCAGCAAAGAGCAGGTGCTGGTCATTGCCGACATCCTTGGTAAGAGCGTGATTCTTTCCTGGTATGAGCATCAGGTCAATGAGATGTTTGAAACCATTGAGCCGATTGCCGAGAAGATGAAAAAAGGGAAGATCGTCAAAGGCAAAAAACAGCTCATTCGGACCCTTGGCGGCGCACTTTCCATTCAAAACGCCATGCTCAGCCGCATTCGCCTTGATGACAAGCCGGATATCCTCTGGGACATGCCGGAGCTTGAAAAGCTCTATCATCTGCTCAACAGTGAGTATGAGATTATCGAACGGTTGCAAGTGCTCGAAGGGCGTCTAAAGATGGTGACCGATACCATCAGCTTCAATACTGACATTCTTGATTATGTCAGCAGTCACCGTGTCGAATGGTACATCACGATTCTGATCGTGGTGGAAATCGTCCTGACCCTTTATGAACTGTTTCTCCGCCATCCATGA
- a CDS encoding ATP-binding protein has protein sequence MKKHSDFDRHQQELRKQVLGMGTKSVRKSYYPTLRKKMAELERNMALLDQAKNAICLLEVPSLTVVDANESARTLFDLNHYPDSSLLDIIEVQAATAVEDWLQVAGEGNHYFQLESTLYSSAQQRYSAAIFEISLTTVEFKKTRYLVCVAQDISERKKIDQMKDEMLSAVSHEMSTPLTAMIGFTEFMLDNEVEAEQRQEFLEIILKESERLKGLIDNLLSLQRMRAGVGCINFTLIDVPALFDELGRLFEKYSSKHTIQIECAPSLPRLQADPLCLQQALENLLSNAIKYSPEGGIITLSACYVQGRVVFAVQDEGAGIPAHVCEQIFDRFFRIDTKNGQKVGGSGLGLPLVKEIVALHQGDVWVESEEGKGSTFSFSLPCDEG, from the coding sequence ATGAAGAAGCACTCTGACTTTGATCGCCATCAGCAGGAATTGCGCAAACAGGTTCTCGGCATGGGCACCAAGTCCGTGCGTAAATCTTATTATCCAACCTTGCGTAAGAAAATGGCTGAGTTGGAGCGCAATATGGCGTTGCTCGATCAGGCGAAGAATGCCATTTGCCTTCTTGAAGTGCCTTCCTTGACGGTGGTCGATGCCAATGAAAGCGCTCGAACCCTGTTTGACCTCAACCACTATCCAGACAGTTCACTCCTCGATATCATTGAAGTTCAGGCGGCTACGGCCGTTGAGGATTGGCTTCAGGTGGCCGGGGAGGGCAATCATTACTTTCAGCTCGAAAGCACGCTGTATTCCTCGGCTCAGCAACGCTACTCGGCGGCAATTTTTGAAATCTCTCTGACGACGGTGGAATTCAAAAAAACACGGTATCTGGTCTGCGTGGCACAGGATATCAGCGAGCGAAAGAAGATCGATCAGATGAAAGACGAAATGCTCTCTGCCGTCAGCCACGAGATGAGCACACCGCTGACGGCCATGATCGGTTTTACCGAATTCATGCTTGATAACGAGGTGGAGGCTGAACAACGACAGGAATTTCTTGAAATCATTCTCAAGGAGAGTGAACGGCTCAAAGGATTGATTGATAATCTGCTCAGTCTGCAACGCATGCGCGCCGGTGTCGGCTGCATCAATTTTACTCTGATTGACGTGCCCGCTTTGTTTGACGAACTCGGTCGACTCTTTGAAAAATACTCGTCAAAGCACACCATCCAAATCGAATGTGCACCATCACTGCCTCGGCTGCAAGCAGATCCTCTTTGTTTGCAACAGGCCCTTGAAAACCTGTTGTCCAACGCCATCAAATATTCACCTGAGGGCGGGATAATTACCCTGTCGGCTTGTTATGTACAGGGGCGGGTGGTCTTTGCCGTACAGGATGAAGGGGCCGGGATTCCCGCGCATGTCTGCGAGCAGATTTTCGACCGCTTTTTCCGCATTGACACCAAGAACGGCCAGAAAGTCGGTGGCAGTGGCTTGGGGTTGCCGCTGGTTAAAGAGATCGTGGCTCTGCATCAGGGCGATGTCTGGGTTGAGAGTGAAGAGGGCAAGGGCAGTACCTTCTCTTTCAGCCTGCCCTGTGATGAGGGGTAA
- the ercA gene encoding alcohol dehydrogenase-like regulatory protein ErcA, which translates to MGTGLVTELRKFVAPEFIFGVGARLQAGLYAKNLGATTVLVVSDPGVIAAGWTTEVIQCLHSEGLQVVLFSDVTPNPKDFEVMQGVERYLEADCDAIVAIGGGSPIDCAKGIAVVVANGGHILDYVGVDTVSEPGPPLICIPTTAGTAADVSQFAIIVDTEIRNKIAIITKAIVPDLSLIDPATTTTMDPFLSACTGVDALTHAIEAAVSNAHSPITDLHALKAIELIKENLEKVISDPLDLLAREGMTLGCLEAGLAFSNASLGAVHAMAHSLGGFFDLPHGECNAILLPHVMEFNFPASGDQFRKIMKCLALDGPKQMTSREAQKRILNEVNRLRQAIGIQQTLSERGVHRSDLEELAVKALRDPCLVTNPRSAKKRDLEVIYEEAL; encoded by the coding sequence ATGGGAACAGGACTGGTAACCGAATTACGCAAATTTGTTGCGCCGGAATTTATCTTTGGTGTGGGAGCACGCTTGCAGGCCGGACTTTACGCCAAAAATCTTGGCGCAACGACCGTGCTGGTTGTTTCGGATCCCGGTGTGATTGCTGCCGGATGGACGACCGAGGTGATTCAGTGCCTTCACTCCGAAGGACTGCAGGTGGTGCTGTTTTCTGATGTGACACCCAATCCGAAAGATTTCGAGGTGATGCAGGGTGTCGAGCGTTATCTGGAAGCCGATTGCGATGCCATTGTCGCCATCGGTGGCGGCAGCCCGATTGATTGCGCCAAAGGGATCGCCGTGGTGGTCGCCAATGGCGGGCATATTCTCGACTACGTCGGAGTGGATACCGTCAGCGAGCCCGGTCCCCCGTTGATCTGCATTCCCACTACGGCAGGCACTGCCGCTGATGTCTCACAGTTTGCCATTATCGTTGATACCGAGATCCGCAACAAGATTGCCATCATTACCAAGGCCATCGTGCCCGATCTGTCGCTGATCGATCCGGCCACGACCACCACTATGGACCCGTTTCTTTCGGCCTGCACCGGTGTTGATGCTTTGACCCATGCCATTGAAGCGGCGGTGTCCAATGCCCATTCACCGATTACCGACCTGCATGCGCTCAAGGCCATCGAATTGATTAAGGAGAACCTTGAAAAGGTGATCTCCGACCCTCTCGACCTGCTGGCGCGCGAGGGGATGACCCTGGGGTGCCTGGAGGCCGGGCTTGCCTTTTCCAATGCCAGCCTGGGGGCGGTGCATGCCATGGCGCATAGCCTCGGCGGCTTTTTCGATCTTCCCCATGGTGAATGCAATGCCATCCTGCTACCACACGTGATGGAATTCAACTTCCCGGCATCTGGCGACCAGTTTCGCAAAATCATGAAATGCCTTGCGCTGGATGGCCCCAAACAGATGACATCGCGTGAAGCACAAAAACGTATTCTGAATGAAGTGAATCGTCTGCGTCAGGCGATCGGTATTCAGCAAACCTTGTCGGAGCGTGGCGTCCACCGTTCTGATTTGGAGGAACTGGCCGTCAAGGCGTTGCGCGACCCATGTCTGGTGACCAACCCTCGGTCTGCAAAAAAAAGGGACCTCGAGGTGATTTATGAAGAAGCACTCTGA
- the amt gene encoding ammonium transporter, which translates to MELLELQTNLNFIWVMICAALVFFMQAGFMCLEAGLAAAKHSINVAIKNLADFVLAAILFWMVGFGLMFGHSHEGWFGWSDFFMHVDNHWELAFFVFQSVFVGTAATIDSGAIAGRAKFLTYLIISAIISAVIYPVFGHWAWGGLFYDQAGWLELRGFKDFAGSTVVHSVGGWMALVGVIVVGPRIGKYDENGKARKLAPHSMTMAVLGAFILFFGWFGFNCGSTLEASSDIAPVAINTVLAACFSCVSASVISWMFSPLKRPEVEMVTNGLLAGLVAITAGCAFVDTSGAMWIGLIAGVIVYVAAEFIEKVARFDDVVGAIAVHGICGAWGTLAVGFFILPEFLGDLTRWDQIEIQLIGIVACFVWTFGVGFIVVKTIDITTGGMRVSREDEIMGLNVAEHGFRMSHLDAIEAMHYITQTGDLTKRVDVEIGTEMGEVAITFNGMLDKIGEVIQVTQNIAQGDLTRTVEPKSDKDILGHSVHSMVESLRSFVNRVESVSTTLGSSMNELTESSRDLNLSNQDLSRSIQDVVDNVSQAMELTTHMDEKATQGAKSISKTTTDLEAICQFLKQLTKDIMMLGSGSEQISEFSSRIQKIAFQTNLLSLNASIEAARAGIHGKGFAVVADEVKVLSDSSGRAAYEITQLVEMIKRCTEEAMTGATQSEQANTELSEHTIGELNQSFGNISSAVSDMVSMMDKIQQATRAQDESSRTTQDAVSRIASIGEQMNESAQQLLDVLTFFQKGTSSAPIEVTDEPYDVMLEMEAPLALEV; encoded by the coding sequence ATGGAATTGCTTGAACTGCAGACCAACCTCAATTTTATCTGGGTGATGATTTGCGCCGCACTGGTGTTTTTCATGCAAGCTGGCTTTATGTGCCTTGAGGCCGGACTTGCTGCTGCAAAACATTCAATCAATGTGGCGATTAAAAACCTGGCCGACTTTGTTCTGGCCGCCATTTTATTCTGGATGGTTGGCTTTGGTTTGATGTTTGGCCACAGCCACGAAGGCTGGTTTGGCTGGAGCGATTTTTTCATGCATGTCGATAACCACTGGGAGCTGGCATTTTTTGTCTTTCAGTCGGTTTTTGTCGGCACCGCCGCGACCATTGACTCTGGTGCCATCGCCGGACGCGCCAAGTTTCTCACCTACCTAATTATTTCCGCCATCATCTCGGCAGTGATCTATCCGGTCTTTGGCCACTGGGCCTGGGGCGGTCTTTTTTACGATCAGGCGGGCTGGCTGGAATTACGCGGATTCAAAGACTTTGCCGGTTCGACGGTGGTTCATTCCGTTGGAGGATGGATGGCTCTGGTCGGCGTGATTGTCGTCGGACCACGGATCGGCAAGTACGATGAAAACGGCAAAGCCCGAAAACTGGCACCACACAGTATGACCATGGCGGTTCTTGGGGCATTTATCCTCTTCTTCGGCTGGTTTGGCTTTAACTGTGGCAGTACGCTGGAGGCGTCCTCCGACATCGCTCCGGTTGCCATCAACACAGTGCTGGCAGCCTGTTTCTCCTGCGTTTCCGCCTCGGTGATCAGCTGGATGTTCAGCCCACTGAAACGCCCTGAGGTGGAGATGGTGACTAACGGCCTGCTGGCCGGACTTGTCGCCATCACGGCCGGATGCGCCTTCGTCGATACGTCCGGAGCAATGTGGATCGGACTTATTGCCGGTGTGATTGTTTATGTTGCCGCTGAATTCATCGAAAAAGTTGCCCGCTTCGATGACGTGGTCGGTGCCATTGCCGTTCACGGCATCTGCGGCGCCTGGGGCACGCTGGCTGTTGGCTTTTTTATCCTGCCGGAGTTCCTCGGTGATCTGACCCGCTGGGATCAGATTGAAATTCAGTTGATCGGCATTGTCGCCTGCTTTGTCTGGACGTTTGGCGTCGGTTTTATTGTCGTCAAAACCATCGACATCACCACCGGCGGCATGCGGGTTTCGCGTGAGGATGAGATCATGGGGCTGAATGTCGCCGAACATGGCTTCCGCATGTCTCATCTTGATGCCATCGAAGCGATGCATTACATCACGCAGACCGGAGATTTGACCAAACGGGTTGATGTTGAAATCGGTACGGAGATGGGAGAAGTGGCCATCACGTTTAACGGCATGCTCGATAAAATCGGCGAAGTGATTCAGGTCACCCAGAACATCGCGCAAGGCGACTTAACCCGCACTGTCGAGCCCAAAAGTGACAAGGATATTCTCGGCCATTCGGTTCATTCCATGGTTGAAAGCCTGCGCAGTTTTGTTAATCGGGTGGAATCGGTATCGACAACCCTTGGTTCATCAATGAACGAACTCACGGAGTCCAGCCGCGATCTGAACCTTTCCAATCAGGATCTCAGTCGCAGCATCCAGGATGTCGTTGACAATGTTTCCCAGGCCATGGAACTGACCACGCACATGGATGAAAAAGCCACCCAAGGGGCTAAATCCATCAGCAAAACGACCACAGATTTGGAGGCCATCTGCCAGTTCCTCAAACAATTAACCAAAGATATCATGATGTTGGGCAGCGGTTCAGAACAGATCAGCGAGTTTTCCTCGCGCATTCAGAAAATCGCTTTTCAGACCAACCTGTTGTCCCTCAACGCCTCCATTGAAGCGGCACGGGCCGGTATTCACGGTAAGGGATTTGCCGTGGTGGCTGACGAAGTCAAAGTCCTCTCCGACTCATCCGGCAGAGCGGCTTACGAAATTACTCAGTTGGTAGAAATGATCAAGAGATGCACCGAGGAGGCCATGACCGGTGCCACACAAAGCGAACAGGCCAACACCGAACTCTCCGAGCATACGATTGGTGAGCTGAATCAGTCGTTCGGCAACATCTCTTCGGCAGTCAGCGACATGGTATCGATGATGGATAAAATCCAGCAGGCCACCCGTGCTCAGGATGAATCAAGTCGAACGACTCAGGATGCCGTCAGTCGCATTGCCAGTATTGGCGAGCAGATGAATGAAAGCGCCCAGCAATTACTTGATGTCCTCACCTTTTTTCAGAAAGGCACGAGTTCCGCGCCTATTGAGGTCACAGATGAACCTTATGACGTCATGCTGGAGATGGAGGCACCCTTAGCCCTTGAGGTGTAA
- a CDS encoding DUF2950 domain-containing protein has protein sequence MKSCYKTVQEPSAVSVFSASFMKPAVTGLVMLTLAVVLVLVGGAGEANALTQQCFQSPEKAVDALIEAARADDEEALARLFGADADALISSGDPVADQRGRDRFLRASEKKCVLETISDTQRLLVIGERNYPFPIPLIQEENGWFFDTAAGKEELLNRRIGRNELRTIEVMQTYTEAQREYAAMTREDGIPVFARYLASHEGKKDGLYWPQGDNEAESPFGPLIAKAATKGYHAADEGGFADPFYGYYYTILTAQGEHAEGGAFDYIVNDKMVLGFALIAYPARYGASGIMTFMVNQEGIVYEKDFGEETSARVAEITSFDPDSSWQVYQAVDTPQ, from the coding sequence ATGAAAAGTTGCTACAAAACGGTCCAGGAGCCCTCAGCGGTGTCGGTTTTCTCCGCTTCCTTTATGAAACCGGCCGTCACAGGTTTAGTGATGTTGACCCTCGCTGTTGTTTTAGTCTTGGTTGGGGGAGCAGGTGAGGCCAATGCGTTGACGCAGCAGTGCTTTCAGAGCCCTGAAAAGGCTGTCGATGCGTTAATTGAAGCGGCTCGTGCTGACGATGAAGAGGCGCTTGCGCGGCTTTTCGGGGCGGATGCGGATGCTTTGATCTCTTCCGGTGACCCGGTGGCCGATCAGCGTGGGCGAGACCGCTTTCTCAGGGCCAGCGAAAAGAAGTGTGTTCTCGAAACGATCAGTGACACTCAACGTCTTCTGGTTATCGGCGAAAGAAATTATCCCTTTCCGATCCCCCTGATTCAGGAGGAAAACGGCTGGTTTTTTGATACCGCTGCCGGTAAAGAGGAGTTGCTCAACCGGCGTATCGGCCGCAATGAGCTGCGTACCATCGAGGTGATGCAAACCTATACCGAGGCACAGCGTGAATATGCCGCCATGACACGCGAAGACGGCATTCCGGTGTTTGCCCGCTACCTCGCAAGTCATGAGGGGAAGAAAGATGGTTTATACTGGCCACAAGGCGACAATGAAGCCGAGAGTCCTTTTGGACCGTTGATCGCGAAAGCTGCGACTAAAGGATATCATGCGGCAGATGAAGGCGGCTTTGCCGATCCTTTTTATGGCTACTATTACACCATCCTCACCGCACAGGGCGAACATGCTGAAGGCGGGGCGTTTGACTACATCGTCAACGACAAGATGGTGCTTGGCTTTGCCTTGATCGCTTATCCGGCCCGTTATGGCGCTTCCGGGATCATGACCTTTATGGTGAATCAGGAGGGCATTGTTTACGAAAAGGATTTTGGCGAGGAGACCAGCGCACGCGTTGCTGAGATAACGAGCTTTGATCCGGACTCCAGTTGGCAGGTTTATCAGGCTGTCGATACCCCTCAGTGA